In Diorhabda carinulata isolate Delta chromosome 6, icDioCari1.1, whole genome shotgun sequence, a single genomic region encodes these proteins:
- the LOC130895690 gene encoding suprabasin-like isoform X1, which translates to MSFWSSFTTGLRNFGTRIGEFFGRKKKEVNKEAEQIENSAEAQAQRTIDVAEDAAQDLTITTATETKNHLNDEIKQAEDEAKSVEHTIQNASKTVDDKLNEANNAIKNTVQTAEQKWRETEAQVAQRVKETEDFAEQKRRELANTLKRTGQNVDNKLHSAAISAETQKHSLTEGLHQFGEDLHRGGQNFLTGIQNVGHNINNKMHGVSETTEAETKSAACGLQKVGQNLENQLNKTEENLHKESQDVAENIQNMSQKASHNAAEEAHKFAKNVDEKLKDTAEDAKKAAEKTESQAHNVGAGLMNFGKEVDNKLQESAQAAKITTEKAVDEAKTTAHDTKQGIDNALHKTAECAQNAAHKTFEGAKNIAHNIGEGFTNFGRNVDHKLHESVDSTKHVAHNTAEGAQNAAQKARENADNTAHNIEEGLLNFGRNVDHKLHEAVDSTKNAAHNTAEGAQNAAQKAHESGNNIVHNIGEGLLNFGRNIDNKLHEFVDGTKTAAQNTAEGTQEITQKARESADNTTHNIEEGLLNFGKNVDHKLHETVEGTKTAAHNTAEGAKEAAQKARESGENVAHNIGEDLLNFGKNVDYKLHETVDSTKNAAENTAKGAQNAAQKARESAENTAHNISEGLLNFGRNVDHKLQESVESTKNAAQNTAEGAQETAQKARENAGNTAHNIGEGLLNFGRNFDHKLLEAVESTKTAAQNTAEGAQKARESGENVAHSFGEGLLNFGRNVDHKLQESVEVAKNTTEKAVNEAKTTAHNTSQEINDAYHKTTEGTQNLIKSVDNKLKETVKDVEKTTGKAVDNAKITAEKTTEGAKNIAESTAQSIDNSLHKTAESTQDVAQQTLQGVQNIGKNIDNKLKDTAQKTSEGTQNIAKSIDNKLQEAGQGLHNIGETIKDKSSAVIEGAGHSLKEADHNIEGAFAKATKNANQKKEEIQSGLQNVGHNIDNKLAETGKLFQNKMKDTANFLDNTRHELGQEMEESNKKAHAELDDVTDAAKNIFGKGLFSSK; encoded by the exons aTGTCGTTTTGGTCTTCGTTTACTA ccGGTCTTAGAAATTTCGGTACCAGAATCGGAGAATTCTTCGgcagaaagaaaaaagaagtgaATAAAGAAGCAGAACAAATAGAGAACTCAGCTGAAGCTCAAGCACAAAGGACTATAGACGTAGCTGAAGATGCTGCACAAGACTTAACAATAACGACTG CTACAGAAACCAAAAATCATTTAAACGACGAAATTAAACAAGCGGAAGATGAAGCTAAATCTGTGGAACATACAATACAAAACGCAAGCAAAACAGTTGATGATAAATTAAACGAAGCGAATAACGCAATAAAAAATACAGTTCAAACGGCTGAACAAAAATGGAGAGAGACAGAAGCACAAGTAGCACAAAGAGTAAAAGAAACAGAAGATTTTGCTGAACAGAAAAGGAGGGAATTGGCTAATACCCTGAAAAGAACTGGACAAAATGTAGATAATAAACTCCATTCGGCTGCTATTTCAGCCGAGACTCAAAAACATTCTTTAACAGAAGGTCTGCACCAATTTGGAGAAGATCTTCATCGAGGAGGTCAGAACTTTCTTACTGGCATTCAAAATGTTGGGCacaatattaataacaaaatgcATGGTGTTTCGGAAACCACCGAAGCCGAAACAAAGTCAGCGGCTTGTGGGTTACAAAAAGTTggtcaaaatttggaaaatcaattaaataaaacagaagaaaatctcCATAAGGAAAGTCAAGACGTTgcagaaaacatacaaaatatgaGTCAAAAAGCTTCACATAATGCAGCCGAAGAAGCAcataaatttgcaaaaaatgtagatgaaaaattgaaagatacTGCGGAAGATGCTAAAAAGGCTGCAGAAAAAACAGAAAGTCAAGCTCATAATGTTGGTGCTGGTCTGATGAATTTTGGTAAAGAAGTCGACAACAAACTTCAAGAATCGGCGCAAGCTGCGAAAATAACCACGGAGAAAGCTGTAGATGAAGCAAAAACTACTGCACATGATACAAAGCAAGGAATCGATAATGCTTTGCATAAGACAGCTGAATGTGCCCAAAACGCGGCACATAAGACTTTTGAAGGCGCCAAAAACATTGCCCATAACATTGGAGAGGGTTTCACGAATTTTGGTAGAAACGTCGATCACAAACTTCATGAATCTGTTGATAGTACTAAACATGTTGCACACAACACAGCAGAAGGTGCCCAAAACGCTGCACAAAAGGCTCGTGAAAATGCCGACAATACAGCCCATAACATTGAGGAGGGTTTGTTGAATTTTGGTAGAAACGTCGACCACAAACTCCATGAAGCTGTAGATAGTACTAAAAATGCAGCACATAATACAGCAGAAGGTGCCCAAAACGCTGCCCAAAAGGCTCATGAAAGTGGTAATAACATAGTCCATAATATTGGAGAGGGTTTATTGAATTTTGGTAGAAACATCGACAACAAACTCCATGAATTTGTTGATGGTACTAAAACTGCTGCACAAAATACAGCAGAAGGTACCCAAGAAATTACGCAAAAAGCCCGTGAAAGTGCAGACAATACAACCCATAACATTGAAGAGGGATTGTTGAATTTTGGTAAAAACGTCGACCACAAACTCCACGAAACTGTTGAAGGGACTAAAACTGCTGCACATAATACAGCGGAAGGTGCCAAAGAAGCTGCACAAAAGGCTCGTGAAAGTGGCGAAAATGTAGCCCATAATATTGGAGAggatttattaaattttggtaaaaacGTCGACTACAAACTCCATGAAACTGTTGATAGTACTAAAAATGCTGCAGAAAATACAGCAAAAGGTGCCCAAAATGCTGCCCAAAAAGCTCGTGAAAGTGCTGAAAATACAGCTCATAATATCAGCGAGGGTTTGTTGAATTTTGGTAGAAACGTCGATCACAAACTGCAAGAGTCGGTAGAGAGTACTAAAAATGCTGCACAAAATACAGCAGAAGGTGCCCAAGAGACTGCGCAAAAAGCCCGTGAAAATGCAGGCAATACAGCCCATAACATTGGAGAGGGATTGTTGAATTTTGGTAGAAACTTTGACCACAAACTCCTTGAAGCTGTCGAAAGTACTAAAACTGCAGCACAAAATACAGCAGAAGGTGCCCAAAAGGCTCGTGAAAGTGGCGAAAATGTAGCCCACAGTTTTGGTGAAGGTTTATTGAATTTTGGTAGAAACGTCGATCACAAACTGCAAGAATCTGTAGAAGTTGCAAAGAATACCACAGAAAAAGCTGTCAATGAGGCTAAAACAACTGCACATAACACCTCACAAGAAATCAACGATGCCTACCATAAAACCACAGAAGGAACACAAAACCTGATCAAAAGTGTAGATAATAAATTGAAGGAAACTGTGAAAGATGTTGAAAAAACAACAGGGAAAGCTGTAGACAACGCTAAAATAACAGCTGAAAAAACTACTGAAGGAGCTAAAAACATAGCTGAAAGTACAGCGCAAAGTATTGATAACTCATTACACAAAACTGCAGAAAGTACACAGGATGTAGCTCAACAAACATTACAAGGAGTCCAAAATATAGGaaagaatattgacaataagCTTAAGGATACTGCACAAAAGACTTCAGAAGGTACCCAAAATATAGCAAAAAGCATTGATAATAAACTACAAGAAGCTGGACAAGGTCTTCATAATATAGGTGAAACTATTAAAG ataaatctaGTGCTGTGATTGAAGGAGCAGGTCACAGCCTTAAAGAAGCAGACCACAATATTGAAGGTGCTTTTGCCAAAGCAACGAAAAACGCCaatcaaaagaaagaagaaattcaa AGTGGATTACAAAATGTCGGTCACAATATAGACAACAAATTGGCCGAAACTGGTAAATTATTCCAAAACAAAATGAAAGATACTGCGAATTTCTTGGATAACACAAGACATGAACTAGGACAAGAAATGGAAGAAAGTAACAAAAAGGCACATGCAGAATTGGACGACGTAACAGATGCggccaaaaatatttttgggaaaGGGCTGTTCTCTAGTAAATAA
- the LOC130895690 gene encoding suprabasin-like isoform X2, giving the protein MLAGLRNFGTRIGEFFGRKKKEVNKEAEQIENSAEAQAQRTIDVAEDAAQDLTITTATETKNHLNDEIKQAEDEAKSVEHTIQNASKTVDDKLNEANNAIKNTVQTAEQKWRETEAQVAQRVKETEDFAEQKRRELANTLKRTGQNVDNKLHSAAISAETQKHSLTEGLHQFGEDLHRGGQNFLTGIQNVGHNINNKMHGVSETTEAETKSAACGLQKVGQNLENQLNKTEENLHKESQDVAENIQNMSQKASHNAAEEAHKFAKNVDEKLKDTAEDAKKAAEKTESQAHNVGAGLMNFGKEVDNKLQESAQAAKITTEKAVDEAKTTAHDTKQGIDNALHKTAECAQNAAHKTFEGAKNIAHNIGEGFTNFGRNVDHKLHESVDSTKHVAHNTAEGAQNAAQKARENADNTAHNIEEGLLNFGRNVDHKLHEAVDSTKNAAHNTAEGAQNAAQKAHESGNNIVHNIGEGLLNFGRNIDNKLHEFVDGTKTAAQNTAEGTQEITQKARESADNTTHNIEEGLLNFGKNVDHKLHETVEGTKTAAHNTAEGAKEAAQKARESGENVAHNIGEDLLNFGKNVDYKLHETVDSTKNAAENTAKGAQNAAQKARESAENTAHNISEGLLNFGRNVDHKLQESVESTKNAAQNTAEGAQETAQKARENAGNTAHNIGEGLLNFGRNFDHKLLEAVESTKTAAQNTAEGAQKARESGENVAHSFGEGLLNFGRNVDHKLQESVEVAKNTTEKAVNEAKTTAHNTSQEINDAYHKTTEGTQNLIKSVDNKLKETVKDVEKTTGKAVDNAKITAEKTTEGAKNIAESTAQSIDNSLHKTAESTQDVAQQTLQGVQNIGKNIDNKLKDTAQKTSEGTQNIAKSIDNKLQEAGQGLHNIGETIKDKSSAVIEGAGHSLKEADHNIEGAFAKATKNANQKKEEIQSGLQNVGHNIDNKLAETGKLFQNKMKDTANFLDNTRHELGQEMEESNKKAHAELDDVTDAAKNIFGKGLFSSK; this is encoded by the exons atgttGG ccGGTCTTAGAAATTTCGGTACCAGAATCGGAGAATTCTTCGgcagaaagaaaaaagaagtgaATAAAGAAGCAGAACAAATAGAGAACTCAGCTGAAGCTCAAGCACAAAGGACTATAGACGTAGCTGAAGATGCTGCACAAGACTTAACAATAACGACTG CTACAGAAACCAAAAATCATTTAAACGACGAAATTAAACAAGCGGAAGATGAAGCTAAATCTGTGGAACATACAATACAAAACGCAAGCAAAACAGTTGATGATAAATTAAACGAAGCGAATAACGCAATAAAAAATACAGTTCAAACGGCTGAACAAAAATGGAGAGAGACAGAAGCACAAGTAGCACAAAGAGTAAAAGAAACAGAAGATTTTGCTGAACAGAAAAGGAGGGAATTGGCTAATACCCTGAAAAGAACTGGACAAAATGTAGATAATAAACTCCATTCGGCTGCTATTTCAGCCGAGACTCAAAAACATTCTTTAACAGAAGGTCTGCACCAATTTGGAGAAGATCTTCATCGAGGAGGTCAGAACTTTCTTACTGGCATTCAAAATGTTGGGCacaatattaataacaaaatgcATGGTGTTTCGGAAACCACCGAAGCCGAAACAAAGTCAGCGGCTTGTGGGTTACAAAAAGTTggtcaaaatttggaaaatcaattaaataaaacagaagaaaatctcCATAAGGAAAGTCAAGACGTTgcagaaaacatacaaaatatgaGTCAAAAAGCTTCACATAATGCAGCCGAAGAAGCAcataaatttgcaaaaaatgtagatgaaaaattgaaagatacTGCGGAAGATGCTAAAAAGGCTGCAGAAAAAACAGAAAGTCAAGCTCATAATGTTGGTGCTGGTCTGATGAATTTTGGTAAAGAAGTCGACAACAAACTTCAAGAATCGGCGCAAGCTGCGAAAATAACCACGGAGAAAGCTGTAGATGAAGCAAAAACTACTGCACATGATACAAAGCAAGGAATCGATAATGCTTTGCATAAGACAGCTGAATGTGCCCAAAACGCGGCACATAAGACTTTTGAAGGCGCCAAAAACATTGCCCATAACATTGGAGAGGGTTTCACGAATTTTGGTAGAAACGTCGATCACAAACTTCATGAATCTGTTGATAGTACTAAACATGTTGCACACAACACAGCAGAAGGTGCCCAAAACGCTGCACAAAAGGCTCGTGAAAATGCCGACAATACAGCCCATAACATTGAGGAGGGTTTGTTGAATTTTGGTAGAAACGTCGACCACAAACTCCATGAAGCTGTAGATAGTACTAAAAATGCAGCACATAATACAGCAGAAGGTGCCCAAAACGCTGCCCAAAAGGCTCATGAAAGTGGTAATAACATAGTCCATAATATTGGAGAGGGTTTATTGAATTTTGGTAGAAACATCGACAACAAACTCCATGAATTTGTTGATGGTACTAAAACTGCTGCACAAAATACAGCAGAAGGTACCCAAGAAATTACGCAAAAAGCCCGTGAAAGTGCAGACAATACAACCCATAACATTGAAGAGGGATTGTTGAATTTTGGTAAAAACGTCGACCACAAACTCCACGAAACTGTTGAAGGGACTAAAACTGCTGCACATAATACAGCGGAAGGTGCCAAAGAAGCTGCACAAAAGGCTCGTGAAAGTGGCGAAAATGTAGCCCATAATATTGGAGAggatttattaaattttggtaaaaacGTCGACTACAAACTCCATGAAACTGTTGATAGTACTAAAAATGCTGCAGAAAATACAGCAAAAGGTGCCCAAAATGCTGCCCAAAAAGCTCGTGAAAGTGCTGAAAATACAGCTCATAATATCAGCGAGGGTTTGTTGAATTTTGGTAGAAACGTCGATCACAAACTGCAAGAGTCGGTAGAGAGTACTAAAAATGCTGCACAAAATACAGCAGAAGGTGCCCAAGAGACTGCGCAAAAAGCCCGTGAAAATGCAGGCAATACAGCCCATAACATTGGAGAGGGATTGTTGAATTTTGGTAGAAACTTTGACCACAAACTCCTTGAAGCTGTCGAAAGTACTAAAACTGCAGCACAAAATACAGCAGAAGGTGCCCAAAAGGCTCGTGAAAGTGGCGAAAATGTAGCCCACAGTTTTGGTGAAGGTTTATTGAATTTTGGTAGAAACGTCGATCACAAACTGCAAGAATCTGTAGAAGTTGCAAAGAATACCACAGAAAAAGCTGTCAATGAGGCTAAAACAACTGCACATAACACCTCACAAGAAATCAACGATGCCTACCATAAAACCACAGAAGGAACACAAAACCTGATCAAAAGTGTAGATAATAAATTGAAGGAAACTGTGAAAGATGTTGAAAAAACAACAGGGAAAGCTGTAGACAACGCTAAAATAACAGCTGAAAAAACTACTGAAGGAGCTAAAAACATAGCTGAAAGTACAGCGCAAAGTATTGATAACTCATTACACAAAACTGCAGAAAGTACACAGGATGTAGCTCAACAAACATTACAAGGAGTCCAAAATATAGGaaagaatattgacaataagCTTAAGGATACTGCACAAAAGACTTCAGAAGGTACCCAAAATATAGCAAAAAGCATTGATAATAAACTACAAGAAGCTGGACAAGGTCTTCATAATATAGGTGAAACTATTAAAG ataaatctaGTGCTGTGATTGAAGGAGCAGGTCACAGCCTTAAAGAAGCAGACCACAATATTGAAGGTGCTTTTGCCAAAGCAACGAAAAACGCCaatcaaaagaaagaagaaattcaa AGTGGATTACAAAATGTCGGTCACAATATAGACAACAAATTGGCCGAAACTGGTAAATTATTCCAAAACAAAATGAAAGATACTGCGAATTTCTTGGATAACACAAGACATGAACTAGGACAAGAAATGGAAGAAAGTAACAAAAAGGCACATGCAGAATTGGACGACGTAACAGATGCggccaaaaatatttttgggaaaGGGCTGTTCTCTAGTAAATAA
- the LOC130895099 gene encoding protein lin-37 homolog — MTKKRRLSNSSPIKVEVKEENTIGNDYLLAKGRLKGVLKQLTEQSSDEGSDSSDDNKKLSESNRKRKVENMPTPYHHTYVMKLFDRSVDLARFEEDTPLYPICRAWMQNQPRNPQSIVKRRLSSPEPANNSWNENSLSEINRLPSPHTQFVSRIPSPLPEQEQNKDNINLDYDEYIPSKHTLMQEHMKRWMNVKKKWIQTAFNNENRYLQSTNILKAIYNKAQEESN, encoded by the exons ATGACCAAAAAACGTAGGCTTTCTAATTCTTCTCCTATTAAAGTCGAAGTAAAGGAAGAAAATACAATTGGAAATGATTATCTTTTAGCTAAAGGTCGCCTAAAAGGCGTTCTAAAACAACTTACAGAACAATCATCTGATGAAGGTAGCGATTCTTCAGATGATAATAAGAAACTTAG CGAATCaaatagaaaacgaaaagtCGAAAATATGCCTACACCATACCATCATACTTATgtgatgaaattatttgatagaAGCGTTGATTTGGCTCGATTTGAGGAAGATACTCCACTTTATCCAATTTGCCGTGCTTGGATGCAAAATCAACCTAGAAATCCTCAATCTATTGTCAA ACGTAGACTATCTTCTCCAGAACCGGCTAATAATTCATGGAATGAAAATTCTTTATCCGAGATAAACAGATTACCTTCTCCACATACTCAGTTTGTTTCAAGAATTCCATCACCACTACCCGAGCAGGAACAAAATAAAGACAATATTAATTTAGATTAT gATGAATATATTCCTAGTAAACATACTCTAATGCAAGAACATATGAAACGATGGATGAATGTGAAGAAAAAATGGATACAAACTgcttttaataatgaaaatcgatatTTACAAAGTACAAATATACTTAAAGCAATTTATAATAA agcTCAAGAGGAATCTAATTAA